One window of the Runella slithyformis DSM 19594 genome contains the following:
- a CDS encoding IS5 family transposase, which produces MPKIHFFTQAENLPPKAQRNPPIPKEKYRLTNWPEYNKALINRGFVTLWLNEKTLTQWYYQGPRTRGGLLRYSDQCIQAALALKAAFRLAFRQTQGLIQSLLAIMKIDIQVPSYSQLCRRQAHLQAFHTPQKPTDNQVKPIHLVVDSTGLKVYGEGEWKVRKHGADKRRTWRKLHLVADEATNTIHAVELTTHSISDAEMIKPLLADIEWPIAKLRADGAYDQVKVFDELEKHWIQPVIPPRSNAVIWTSENGNDLIHPRNEAVRQIRLVGIAAWKQQIGYHRRSKAETAMFRWKMIFGERLSARLVTNQQTEAQIKATCLNRFTRLGMPKTVKRLPT; this is translated from the coding sequence ATGCCAAAAATACACTTTTTTACCCAAGCCGAAAATTTACCGCCCAAGGCACAAAGAAATCCACCAATCCCCAAAGAAAAATACCGGTTAACCAACTGGCCTGAATATAATAAGGCATTGATTAACAGAGGCTTTGTCACCCTTTGGCTGAATGAAAAGACGTTGACTCAATGGTACTATCAAGGACCTCGTACTCGCGGCGGGCTATTGCGCTATTCAGATCAATGTATCCAAGCAGCCTTGGCTCTTAAAGCGGCCTTCCGGCTGGCCTTTCGACAAACACAAGGGTTGATTCAGAGTTTATTAGCGATTATGAAGATTGACATTCAAGTACCCAGCTACAGTCAGCTTTGTAGGCGACAGGCTCACCTACAGGCCTTCCATACCCCTCAAAAACCTACTGATAACCAAGTCAAACCGATTCATCTGGTAGTGGATAGTACGGGATTAAAAGTCTATGGCGAGGGTGAGTGGAAGGTACGCAAGCATGGAGCTGATAAACGGCGTACCTGGCGTAAACTGCATTTAGTAGCCGATGAAGCTACTAATACCATCCACGCTGTTGAGTTGACAACTCATTCCATCAGTGATGCTGAGATGATTAAGCCCTTACTGGCTGATATTGAATGGCCTATCGCTAAACTAAGGGCAGATGGAGCTTATGACCAAGTCAAAGTTTTTGACGAGTTAGAAAAGCACTGGATTCAGCCTGTGATACCGCCCCGATCCAACGCAGTCATCTGGACCAGTGAAAACGGAAATGATTTAATACACCCTCGTAATGAGGCCGTTCGTCAGATTCGTTTGGTGGGTATAGCAGCATGGAAACAGCAAATTGGCTACCATCGCCGGAGCAAAGCCGAGACGGCTATGTTTCGTTGGAAGATGATTTTCGGTGAACGGTTGTCGGCTCGATTGGTAACTAATCAACAGACCGAAGCCCAAATCAAAGCCACTTGCTTAAACCGATTCACCAGATTGGGTATGCCTAAGACAGTCAAACGGTTGCCAACATAA